A section of the Xiphias gladius isolate SHS-SW01 ecotype Sanya breed wild chromosome 8, ASM1685928v1, whole genome shotgun sequence genome encodes:
- the ush1c gene encoding harmonin isoform X2: MERKVAREFRHKVELLIENEAEKDYLYDVLRMYHQSMDLPVLVGDLKLVINEPKRLPLFDAIRPLIPLKHQVEYDLLTPKRSRKLKEVRLDRTHRDGLGLSVRGGLEFGCGLYISQIVKDGQAGNVGLQVGDEIVRINGYSISSCIHEEVVSLIKTKKIVSLKVRHVGMIPVKSSSDEDLKWQFVDQFVSESGEKKNSVAGLASIGGKEIKEKKVFLSLVGTKGMGISISSGPTQKPGIYISNVKPGSLSAEVGLAVGDQIVEVNGVDFTNVDHKEAVKVLKSSRSLTITVLTGAGSELFMTDEERLAVEARRELERQELMHQKRVALETNKIIKEQQEKERQRKMEISQKTAEEEERYKKEMEKIEAMEKKNNRDWEKDWGTKERPKSPKSPHTPKNPSPAPTEIKTSPTPKAKSSPFGWFYRYEGKLPSIRKKGEKKKKKKKVSNTDTLQEQRKHKKEMEFELKLAKEKEEMYEREKQLKINRLVQEVSETEREDLEESEKVQHWVECLCQTRLEQISCVENESPEPPEMLKRMVPFNSSFKSNKKQGFQKYEEDFDPYSMFSSDQIAGRDVRLLRIKKAGQLELALEGGADSPLGKLVVSSVYEGGAADKHGGIVPGDELMAVNGKILIDATLTEGQNSLARAWNSGGDWIDVVLAVSPPKDYEDEVTFF; this comes from the exons ATGGAGCGGAAAGTAGCTCGGGAATTTAGGCACAAG GTAGAGTTGCTGATTGAAAATGAAGCAGAGAAGGATTACCTGTACGACGTCCTCCGCATGTATCACCA gTCGATGGATTTGCCAGTGCTGGTGGGGGACCTGAAGCTGGTAATCAACGAACCAAAGCGCTTGCCCCTGTTTGACGCCATCCGACCTCTCATCCCACTCAAACACCAGGTGGAGTACGATCTGCTCACCCCCAAGAGGTCACG GAAGCTCAAAGAGGTGCGTTTGGATCGGACACATCGTGATGGACTGGGTCTGAGTGTCCGAGGAGGGCTGGAGTTTGGCTGTGGTCTCTACATATCACAGATTGTCAAAGACGGTCAGGCTGGGAATGTCGGCCTTCAG GTTGGTGATGAGATTGTGCGCATCAACGGATACTCCATTTCCTCCTGTATCCACGAGGAGGTCGTCAGTCTCATCAAGACGAAGAAGATTGTGTCACTCAAAGTTAGGC ATGTGGGGATGATCCCAGTCAAAAG CTCATCAGATGAAGACCTGAAGTGGCAGTTTGTTGACCAGTTTGTGTCAGAGTCAGGG gagaagaaaaacagtgttGCAGGCTTGGCATCGATCGGAGGGAAGGAGATCAAGGAGAAGAAGGTTTTCCTCAGTCTTGTGGGTACAAAGGGTATGGGCATCAGCATCTCCAGTGGTCCCACCCAGAAACCTGGCATCTACATCAGTAACGTCAAGCCAGGCTCTCTTTCTGCAGAAGTTGGACTTGCG GTTGGAGACCAGATTGTGGAGGTGAATGGGGTGGATTTCACCAATGTGGACCACAAAGAG GCTGTGAAAGTCCTGAAGAGCAGCAGGAGTCTGACGATTACTGTTCTGACAGGAGCT GGCAGTGAGCTGTTTATGACAGACGAGGAGCGCCTGGCAGTGGAGGCCCgcagagagctggagaggcaGGAGCTGATGCACCAGAAAAGGGTTGCACTGGAGACcaacaaaattattaaagagcagcaggagaaggagagaca GAGAAAGATGGAGATCTCTCAGAaaactgcagaagaagaggagcgCTATAAAAAGGAGATGGAGAA GATTGAGGCCATGGAGAAGAAGAACAACAGAGATTGGGAGAAGGACTGGGGCACCAAGGAAAGGCCCAAGAGCCCTAAGAGCCCACACACTCCGAAGAACCCATCACCTGCTccaactgaaataaaaaccagcCCAACTCCAAAGGCTAAGAGCTCTC CATTTGGCTGGTTTTATCGATATGAGGGGAAACTGCCATCGATCCGCAAG aaaggagaaaagaagaagaaaaagaagaaagtgtcaaacacagacacactgcaggagcagagaaaacacaagaaggAGATGGAGTTTGAGCTGAAACTCGccaaggagaaagaagagatgtATGAACGAGAGAAGCAACTGAAGATCAATAGGCTGGTTCAGGAG GTTTCAGAGACGGAAAGAGAAGACCTAGAGGAGTCTGAGAAAGTGCAACACTGGGTGGAGTGCCTTTGTCAGACTCGGTTGGAGCAGATCTCTTGTGTGGAGAACGAATCCCCAGAG CCTCCAGAAATGTTAAAACGGATGGTGCCTTTCAACTCGtctttcaaatcaaacaaaaaacaa GGATTTCAGAAATACGAGGAAGACTTTGATCCTTACTCAATG TTTTCCTCGGACCAGATAGCCGGGCGAGATGTGAGACTGCTGAGAATCAAAAAG GCTGGGCAGCTTGAGCTTGCTCTGGAGGGCGGAGCAGACTCCCCTTTGGGAAAGCTGGTGGTCTCTTCTGTGTATGAAGGTGGCGCTGCAGATAAGCACG GTGGCATCGTACCAGGGGATGAACTTATGGCTGTGAATGGGAAGATCCTGATCGATGCAACATTAACTGAGGGACAAAACTCTCTGGCTCGAGCCTGGAATAGTGGAGGG GACTGGATCGATGTTGTGCTTGCTGTTTCCCCTCCGAAAGACTATGAAGATGAAGT GACGTTCTTCTAG
- the ush1c gene encoding harmonin isoform X1, with protein sequence MERKVAREFRHKVELLIENEAEKDYLYDVLRMYHQSMDLPVLVGDLKLVINEPKRLPLFDAIRPLIPLKHQVEYDLLTPKRSRKLKEVRLDRTHRDGLGLSVRGGLEFGCGLYISQIVKDGQAGNVGLQVGDEIVRINGYSISSCIHEEVVSLIKTKKIVSLKVRHVGMIPVKSSSDEDLKWQFVDQFVSESGEKKNSVAGLASIGGKEIKEKKVFLSLVGTKGMGISISSGPTQKPGIYISNVKPGSLSAEVGLAVGDQIVEVNGVDFTNVDHKEAVKVLKSSRSLTITVLTGAGSELFMTDEERLAVEARRELERQELMHQKRVALETNKIIKEQQEKERQRKMEISQKTAEEEERYKKEMEKIEAMEKKNNRDWEKDWGTKERPKSPKSPHTPKNPSPAPTEIKTSPTPKAKSSPDKASSFTAEEEEEEEDRQGFQKYEEDFDPYSMFSSDQIAGRDVRLLRIKKAGQLELALEGGADSPLGKLVVSSVYEGGAADKHGGIVPGDELMAVNGKILIDATLTEGQNSLARAWNSGGDWIDVVLAVSPPKDYEDEVTFF encoded by the exons ATGGAGCGGAAAGTAGCTCGGGAATTTAGGCACAAG GTAGAGTTGCTGATTGAAAATGAAGCAGAGAAGGATTACCTGTACGACGTCCTCCGCATGTATCACCA gTCGATGGATTTGCCAGTGCTGGTGGGGGACCTGAAGCTGGTAATCAACGAACCAAAGCGCTTGCCCCTGTTTGACGCCATCCGACCTCTCATCCCACTCAAACACCAGGTGGAGTACGATCTGCTCACCCCCAAGAGGTCACG GAAGCTCAAAGAGGTGCGTTTGGATCGGACACATCGTGATGGACTGGGTCTGAGTGTCCGAGGAGGGCTGGAGTTTGGCTGTGGTCTCTACATATCACAGATTGTCAAAGACGGTCAGGCTGGGAATGTCGGCCTTCAG GTTGGTGATGAGATTGTGCGCATCAACGGATACTCCATTTCCTCCTGTATCCACGAGGAGGTCGTCAGTCTCATCAAGACGAAGAAGATTGTGTCACTCAAAGTTAGGC ATGTGGGGATGATCCCAGTCAAAAG CTCATCAGATGAAGACCTGAAGTGGCAGTTTGTTGACCAGTTTGTGTCAGAGTCAGGG gagaagaaaaacagtgttGCAGGCTTGGCATCGATCGGAGGGAAGGAGATCAAGGAGAAGAAGGTTTTCCTCAGTCTTGTGGGTACAAAGGGTATGGGCATCAGCATCTCCAGTGGTCCCACCCAGAAACCTGGCATCTACATCAGTAACGTCAAGCCAGGCTCTCTTTCTGCAGAAGTTGGACTTGCG GTTGGAGACCAGATTGTGGAGGTGAATGGGGTGGATTTCACCAATGTGGACCACAAAGAG GCTGTGAAAGTCCTGAAGAGCAGCAGGAGTCTGACGATTACTGTTCTGACAGGAGCT GGCAGTGAGCTGTTTATGACAGACGAGGAGCGCCTGGCAGTGGAGGCCCgcagagagctggagaggcaGGAGCTGATGCACCAGAAAAGGGTTGCACTGGAGACcaacaaaattattaaagagcagcaggagaaggagagaca GAGAAAGATGGAGATCTCTCAGAaaactgcagaagaagaggagcgCTATAAAAAGGAGATGGAGAA GATTGAGGCCATGGAGAAGAAGAACAACAGAGATTGGGAGAAGGACTGGGGCACCAAGGAAAGGCCCAAGAGCCCTAAGAGCCCACACACTCCGAAGAACCCATCACCTGCTccaactgaaataaaaaccagcCCAACTCCAAAGGCTAAGAGCTCTC CTGATAAGGCCAGCTCCTtcacagcagaagaagaggaggaagaggaggacagacaa GGATTTCAGAAATACGAGGAAGACTTTGATCCTTACTCAATG TTTTCCTCGGACCAGATAGCCGGGCGAGATGTGAGACTGCTGAGAATCAAAAAG GCTGGGCAGCTTGAGCTTGCTCTGGAGGGCGGAGCAGACTCCCCTTTGGGAAAGCTGGTGGTCTCTTCTGTGTATGAAGGTGGCGCTGCAGATAAGCACG GTGGCATCGTACCAGGGGATGAACTTATGGCTGTGAATGGGAAGATCCTGATCGATGCAACATTAACTGAGGGACAAAACTCTCTGGCTCGAGCCTGGAATAGTGGAGGG GACTGGATCGATGTTGTGCTTGCTGTTTCCCCTCCGAAAGACTATGAAGATGAAGT GACGTTCTTCTAG